One window of the Brevibacterium limosum genome contains the following:
- a CDS encoding LysR substrate-binding domain-containing protein yields the protein MNSDQPPNFTLRQLSYLITAARLGTISAAARELHVSSSAISDAITTLEHELQSQLCIRRKSQGLVLTAAGRQVLDKARPLLAGARDLELQLTTTNGELAGPITIGCYPTLAPMVLPVLLDGFGRLHPKVSLEIIEATQDILVGKLDSGEIDLAFAYETLVPGTPNRAQLFAQPAHVVLAADDEFADRETVRLEDLESRDLILLDSPPSSHHTLSMFAERQLHPTIRHRTTSYEVVRTLVARGLGYGILVQRLSNPNSYEDLPLVVKEIDPAVKPVSVEAIWPAHSTIAARVQELIEFALAQEWI from the coding sequence ATGAACTCTGACCAGCCACCGAACTTCACGCTGCGGCAGCTGTCCTACCTGATAACGGCGGCTCGCCTGGGGACGATCTCCGCTGCGGCGCGAGAGCTGCACGTCTCATCGTCGGCGATCTCCGACGCCATCACCACGCTGGAGCACGAACTCCAGTCCCAGCTCTGCATTCGGCGGAAATCGCAGGGTTTGGTGCTCACCGCCGCAGGCAGACAGGTTCTCGACAAGGCCCGCCCTCTGCTGGCCGGTGCCCGTGACCTCGAGCTCCAGTTGACGACGACGAATGGTGAACTCGCTGGTCCGATCACCATCGGCTGCTATCCGACCCTGGCACCGATGGTCCTCCCGGTCCTGCTCGATGGATTCGGTCGTCTGCACCCGAAGGTGAGCCTCGAGATCATCGAAGCCACACAGGATATCCTCGTCGGCAAGCTCGACTCGGGTGAGATCGATCTGGCTTTTGCCTACGAAACACTCGTCCCGGGCACACCGAACCGTGCCCAGCTCTTCGCCCAGCCAGCGCATGTCGTCCTGGCAGCCGATGATGAGTTCGCCGACAGGGAGACGGTACGACTCGAGGATCTCGAGTCAAGGGATCTCATCCTGCTCGATTCCCCGCCGTCGAGTCACCACACTCTGTCGATGTTCGCCGAGCGGCAGCTCCACCCGACGATCCGGCACCGCACGACGAGCTACGAGGTGGTCCGGACGCTCGTCGCACGAGGGCTCGGATACGGAATCCTTGTCCAACGTCTGTCGAACCCGAACAGCTACGAGGATCTGCCCCTGGTCGTCAAGGAGATAGATCCGGCGGTGAAGCCGGTCAGCGTCGAGGCGATCTGGCCCGCTCATTCCACGATCGCGGCGCGGGTGCAGGAGCTCATCGAATTCGCACTGGCGCAGGAGTGGATCTGA
- a CDS encoding PaaX family transcriptional regulator, which produces MDLRPQSLFFALVGEHLLGSTRLLSGASIVFVMRELGVGEAAARSVLQRMTAKGFVARCKQGRKTFYTLTETGSRILGEGGRKMFTGWRSEDWDGSWTMVRVQVPESRRSLRQKVWSQLSWAGFGQIDGGTWAAPGQRELTSVLDAEQLEVSPIVFCGRPQPPTADEVLVAAFELDALSAEYSAFGDRWQGFDPEARSPVEALVARVKLQCEWLGLTRLDPQLPAALLPQNWPGKIQAQLFSELNQRLSERESPVLDEFFAGTLE; this is translated from the coding sequence ATGGATCTTCGTCCGCAGTCGCTGTTCTTCGCCCTCGTCGGTGAACATCTGCTTGGGTCGACTCGACTTCTGAGTGGAGCCTCGATCGTCTTCGTCATGAGGGAGCTCGGGGTCGGTGAGGCGGCGGCGAGGTCGGTGTTGCAGCGAATGACCGCCAAAGGTTTCGTCGCCCGTTGCAAGCAGGGCAGGAAGACGTTCTACACATTGACGGAGACCGGGTCACGGATCCTCGGCGAAGGCGGGCGCAAGATGTTCACAGGCTGGCGGTCCGAGGATTGGGACGGCAGCTGGACGATGGTGAGGGTTCAGGTGCCCGAGTCCCGGAGATCCCTGCGGCAGAAGGTCTGGTCGCAGCTGTCCTGGGCCGGTTTCGGCCAGATCGACGGCGGAACTTGGGCAGCGCCTGGTCAGCGGGAGCTGACGTCTGTGCTGGATGCCGAACAGCTCGAGGTCTCCCCGATCGTCTTCTGCGGCCGACCGCAGCCTCCGACGGCCGACGAGGTCCTCGTTGCGGCTTTCGAGCTGGATGCTCTCTCTGCAGAGTACTCTGCTTTCGGCGACCGCTGGCAGGGTTTCGACCCGGAGGCCAGGTCGCCAGTGGAGGCCCTGGTGGCGCGAGTGAAACTGCAATGTGAATGGCTGGGCCTGACCCGCCTGGATCCGCAGCTGCCTGCCGCACTTCTGCCGCAGAACTGGCCCGGAAAGATTCAAGCGCAGCTGTTCAGCGAGCTCAATCAGCGCCTGAGCGAAAGAGAGTCTCCTGTGCTCGACGAGTTCTTCGCCGGCACTCTCGAGTAG
- a CDS encoding MFS transporter, whose product MASAKTAPTKSTTMLKRAAASAYLGSVIEYYDFFVYSVCAALVFKDVFFSNLTPAVGTLASLATFATGYLARPLGGIVFGHFGDKLGRKRMLVLSMFMIGLASTAIGLLPTYDQAGLIAPVLLILIRVIQGIAIGGEWGGAMLMSAEHATSNRGFWASFTSAGAPTGQLVSALVIAGTLAAMGTEAFIAWGWRLPFLASVILLVVGVIVRAKVAESPEFLAAKKRSPKGGIPIIATLRRQPMTLLFAVGVGLSAFMFQGLLTTYSVAYGVQIGIERQTILNALSFSSLFAIFGIILWSRLSDTIGRRPLVIAGAVLIAAWGFVLFPLLDTRNGLFITIGMVIGQGVIHPMIYGPLAGLYSELFDTEHRYTGASLGYQIAGIGAGISPVLFAAIMSSTDSASTIPLSAVLLTVSAISILCIWRLGETKSRTLSDQHFAGTASGPSPAPEDTDHTPVAPEGTTK is encoded by the coding sequence ATGGCTTCCGCGAAAACAGCACCGACCAAGTCGACGACGATGCTCAAACGAGCAGCCGCCTCTGCCTACTTAGGCAGCGTCATCGAGTACTACGACTTCTTCGTCTACTCCGTCTGCGCGGCACTCGTGTTCAAAGACGTCTTCTTCTCAAACCTCACCCCTGCCGTCGGAACGCTTGCCAGCCTGGCGACGTTTGCCACCGGATATCTGGCCCGGCCTCTGGGTGGAATCGTCTTCGGCCATTTCGGAGACAAGCTGGGTCGCAAACGCATGCTCGTGCTCAGCATGTTCATGATCGGCCTGGCGTCAACCGCCATCGGACTGCTGCCGACTTATGATCAAGCCGGCCTCATCGCTCCCGTACTGCTCATTCTCATCCGCGTCATCCAGGGCATCGCCATCGGCGGCGAGTGGGGCGGTGCCATGCTGATGTCGGCCGAACACGCCACGTCCAATCGCGGCTTCTGGGCAAGCTTCACCAGCGCAGGCGCACCCACCGGCCAGCTCGTCTCTGCACTGGTCATCGCGGGGACCTTGGCGGCGATGGGGACCGAGGCATTCATCGCCTGGGGCTGGAGACTCCCGTTCCTCGCTTCTGTCATTCTGCTTGTGGTGGGCGTCATCGTCCGGGCGAAGGTCGCCGAGTCTCCGGAATTCCTCGCGGCGAAGAAGCGCTCTCCCAAGGGCGGCATCCCGATCATCGCGACCCTGCGCAGACAGCCGATGACACTGCTGTTCGCCGTGGGAGTCGGACTGTCGGCCTTCATGTTTCAAGGGCTGCTCACCACCTACTCGGTCGCCTACGGTGTGCAGATCGGCATCGAACGACAGACGATCCTCAACGCCCTGTCATTCTCCTCGCTCTTCGCCATCTTCGGCATCATCCTCTGGTCCCGGCTATCCGACACGATCGGTCGTCGTCCCCTGGTCATCGCCGGCGCCGTACTGATCGCGGCTTGGGGATTCGTCCTCTTTCCCCTCCTCGATACGAGGAACGGCCTCTTCATCACCATCGGCATGGTCATCGGACAAGGTGTCATCCATCCGATGATCTACGGGCCCTTGGCCGGACTGTACTCCGAGCTCTTCGACACCGAACACCGCTATACGGGAGCCTCCCTGGGCTACCAGATCGCCGGCATCGGTGCAGGAATCTCTCCGGTCCTCTTCGCCGCGATCATGAGCTCGACCGATTCGGCATCGACGATTCCACTGTCCGCCGTTCTGCTTACGGTCTCCGCCATCAGCATCCTCTGCATCTGGCGTCTCGGTGAGACGAAGTCACGAACTCTGTCGGACCAGCACTTCGCCGGAACCGCTTCAGGACCCAGCCCCGCTCCAGAAGACACCGATCACACGCCCGTTGCCCCGGAAGGAACGACCAAGTGA
- a CDS encoding acyl-CoA synthetase: MTFIHPSLARLSEQQATDYGDKTAIVFAGVDHSYLQMHRRTLYRAAELHRRGIRRGDRVAYLGPNHPALIEVMLASLRIGAVFVPLNWRLTPAELDYQLADAGVSLLEVAPEVAETAEALTAEIAWKLVDWSSAPVSDTLPAVPAAEITGDEPALLLFTSGTTGRPKGAVLSHANLLWNSFNLLLNSDITAADATLVTAPLFHVIALNQQVMTSYLRGARMLVETKWIPDRAFDAIENEGLTWMAGVTTMFADMLSSPRWDTTDMTSLRFINSGGAPIPVPLIRAYQARDIMFCQGYGLTETSPGCTFLPAAHALDKAGSAGRAVPFAEVDVRDASGSSCPAGVNGEIVVRGPNVTNGYWNNPAATNSAFSPGGWFHTGDIGHLDEDGFLFIVDRLKDMFISGGENVYPAEVESALYEHSAVAESAVVAAADERWGEVGRAFVVTAPDAPAAQTLIEELRDFLRTRLAGYKVPKYFEFVDSLPRTGSGKIHKVSLRGSVGLGAHSNPARTTFPTTDTTDITSPKDNA; encoded by the coding sequence GTGACCTTCATCCACCCCAGCCTCGCTCGACTCTCCGAACAGCAGGCGACCGACTACGGCGACAAGACCGCAATCGTCTTCGCCGGCGTCGATCACTCCTACCTGCAGATGCACCGGCGCACACTGTACCGCGCGGCAGAGCTGCATCGGCGCGGAATTCGACGAGGAGACCGAGTCGCCTACCTCGGCCCCAACCATCCTGCCCTCATCGAAGTGATGCTTGCGAGTCTGCGCATCGGAGCCGTCTTCGTTCCGCTGAATTGGCGACTGACTCCGGCGGAACTCGACTATCAGCTGGCCGATGCAGGCGTCTCCCTCCTCGAAGTCGCTCCCGAGGTGGCCGAAACCGCCGAGGCGCTGACTGCCGAGATTGCCTGGAAACTCGTCGACTGGTCGAGCGCTCCCGTTTCGGACACGCTGCCGGCCGTTCCCGCTGCCGAGATCACCGGTGACGAACCGGCGCTCCTCCTCTTCACCTCGGGGACGACCGGACGGCCGAAAGGCGCGGTCCTCTCCCACGCGAACCTGCTGTGGAATTCGTTCAATCTTCTGCTCAACAGCGATATCACCGCCGCGGATGCCACTCTCGTCACGGCTCCGCTCTTCCACGTCATCGCTCTCAACCAGCAGGTGATGACGAGCTATCTGCGCGGCGCCCGAATGCTCGTCGAAACCAAGTGGATCCCCGATCGAGCTTTCGACGCCATCGAGAACGAGGGGCTGACCTGGATGGCGGGCGTGACGACGATGTTTGCCGATATGCTCAGCTCCCCGAGGTGGGACACCACAGACATGACATCGCTTCGTTTCATCAATTCCGGCGGTGCACCGATTCCGGTTCCGCTCATCCGCGCATACCAGGCGAGGGACATCATGTTCTGTCAGGGATACGGGTTGACCGAAACCTCCCCGGGGTGCACGTTCCTGCCGGCGGCACATGCCCTGGACAAGGCCGGATCGGCAGGACGAGCGGTGCCCTTTGCCGAGGTCGACGTCCGGGATGCCTCCGGCAGCTCCTGCCCGGCAGGCGTCAACGGCGAGATCGTCGTTCGCGGCCCGAACGTCACCAACGGGTATTGGAACAACCCCGCAGCCACGAATTCGGCGTTCTCCCCCGGCGGCTGGTTCCATACCGGTGACATCGGCCATCTCGACGAAGACGGCTTCCTCTTCATCGTCGACCGTCTCAAAGACATGTTCATCTCCGGCGGAGAGAACGTCTACCCGGCCGAAGTCGAATCGGCCCTCTATGAACACTCTGCCGTCGCCGAATCAGCGGTGGTGGCCGCGGCAGACGAGCGCTGGGGCGAAGTCGGGCGTGCCTTTGTCGTCACCGCCCCGGACGCGCCGGCGGCCCAGACCCTGATCGAGGAGCTTCGCGATTTCCTGCGGACTCGATTGGCAGGATACAAGGTTCCGAAATACTTCGAGTTCGTCGATTCGCTCCCGCGGACGGGCTCGGGCAAAATCCACAAAGTCTCTCTGCGCGGATCCGTCGGACTCGGAGCACATTCGAACCCAGCGCGAACGACCTTTCCCACCACGGATACGACCGACATCACCTCACCGAAGGACAACGCATGA
- a CDS encoding crotonase/enoyl-CoA hydratase family protein — protein MTATLELPDTLRFTAEDEIGILTLDRPAKRNALDDTTIDSLGEFFRTPPDVSAIILEATGDHFCAGLDLSEMAERDAVAGVHHSRHWHATMNRITESQIPVVAVLQGGVIGGGLELASAAHLRVAEDSTYFALPEGKRGLFVGGGASVRVPRLIGLSRVQDMMLTGRKFDAAEAESIGLVNYLVPAGEGPAKARELAASIASNSPVTNYAITQALPRIVESGRDEGYMMESLMAAIAQSSSEAKELMQSFLAGTGPKVTK, from the coding sequence ATGACCGCCACCCTCGAACTCCCCGACACTCTCCGCTTCACCGCCGAGGACGAGATCGGCATCCTCACCCTGGACCGTCCGGCAAAACGCAACGCCCTCGACGACACGACGATCGACAGCCTCGGCGAGTTCTTCCGTACCCCGCCGGACGTCTCCGCCATCATTCTCGAAGCCACCGGAGATCATTTCTGCGCCGGCCTCGACCTGTCCGAGATGGCCGAACGCGATGCCGTGGCCGGAGTCCACCATTCGCGGCACTGGCACGCGACCATGAACCGGATCACGGAATCACAGATCCCCGTCGTCGCGGTGCTCCAAGGCGGTGTCATCGGCGGCGGTCTGGAGCTCGCCAGCGCCGCGCACCTGCGCGTGGCCGAGGACTCGACGTACTTCGCCCTGCCGGAAGGCAAGCGCGGGCTCTTCGTCGGCGGCGGCGCCTCGGTGCGGGTTCCCCGCCTCATCGGACTCTCGCGAGTCCAGGACATGATGCTCACCGGACGGAAGTTCGATGCCGCCGAGGCCGAATCCATCGGACTCGTCAACTATCTGGTTCCCGCGGGCGAGGGGCCGGCCAAGGCCCGCGAACTGGCGGCGTCCATCGCTTCGAACTCCCCCGTGACGAACTATGCGATCACGCAGGCGCTGCCACGCATCGTCGAATCCGGACGCGACGAGGGCTACATGATGGAGTCCCTCATGGCCGCCATCGCCCAGTCGAGCTCCGAAGCCAAAGAGCTCATGCAGTCGTTCCTGGCAGGAACCGGCCCGAAGGTCACCAAGTGA
- a CDS encoding acetoacetate--CoA ligase, translating to MKETAMSTIIRDVPADVLETSRIGHFLRWVNTEYALSLTDWDSLYDWSITAIEDFWESIWRYFEVKAHRPYTSVLGKHTMPHADWFPGARLNYTEHSLGGEDQADDIAVTAVSQTREDVTLTFSELRDEVARVRAGLEELGVGSGDRVVGYLPNQPEALVAFLATASLGAIWASCAPEFGTRSVIDRFSQIEPKVLLAIPGYRYGSKDIDRSDELAEVVAALPSLSHVIGVDYGDFTVDADLRRRLLSAAEKNPTGLEVVDYADIGDASSPLESVDVDFDHPLFILFSSGTTGRPKAIVHSHGGILLETLKNHALHFDLGPGSRFCWFSTTAWMMWNALVGGLLVGSSIVMIDGNPNYPDSKDLWRIASGTRATLMGMAPGAIMAARKEGFHPTEEFDLSSVEQFGVAGAPLPAAGYDWVMNEFGDDVLLNVGCGGTDVCTGILQASPLTPVYSGQMSGCSLGFAAKSLDETGAEVVDELGELVITEPVPSMPVTFWGSDGDSRYFEAYFSTFPGVWRHGDWVRFASDGGVVVTGRSDATLNRGGVRLGTADFYSVLDTFPEVADSLVIHLEDPDGGMGELILFVRPEPDTEFTSDLTSRIGKALKTRLSPRHAPDTVVPVERIPLGRTGKKLEVPVKRIVQGADLDSVASPGALMDPTSLDEYVGFAASRRDEVHA from the coding sequence GTGAAGGAGACAGCTATGTCGACGATCATCCGCGACGTGCCCGCTGACGTACTCGAGACCAGCCGCATCGGTCACTTCCTCCGCTGGGTCAACACCGAATACGCGCTGAGCCTCACCGATTGGGATTCCCTCTATGACTGGTCGATCACTGCGATCGAAGACTTCTGGGAGTCCATTTGGCGCTACTTCGAGGTCAAGGCACACCGCCCTTACACCTCGGTGCTGGGCAAGCACACGATGCCTCACGCTGATTGGTTTCCCGGCGCACGGCTCAACTACACGGAGCACTCCCTCGGAGGCGAAGATCAGGCAGACGATATCGCCGTGACCGCAGTCTCCCAGACCCGTGAGGATGTCACTCTGACATTCTCCGAGCTCCGCGACGAGGTCGCAAGGGTCCGGGCGGGGTTGGAAGAACTCGGCGTCGGCTCCGGCGATCGAGTCGTCGGCTACCTGCCCAACCAGCCTGAAGCTCTCGTCGCGTTTCTTGCGACAGCGAGCCTGGGCGCGATCTGGGCCAGCTGCGCTCCCGAGTTCGGCACGCGGTCCGTCATCGACCGCTTCTCACAGATCGAGCCGAAGGTGCTGCTTGCGATTCCCGGGTATCGGTACGGAAGCAAGGACATCGACCGCAGCGACGAACTCGCCGAGGTGGTCGCCGCCCTGCCGAGTCTCAGCCACGTCATCGGCGTCGACTACGGTGACTTCACCGTCGACGCGGACCTGCGACGTCGGCTGCTGTCCGCCGCAGAGAAGAACCCCACCGGCCTCGAAGTCGTAGACTATGCCGATATCGGCGATGCGTCGTCGCCGCTGGAATCTGTCGATGTCGACTTCGACCACCCCCTTTTCATCCTCTTCTCCTCAGGAACGACAGGTCGGCCCAAGGCCATCGTGCACAGCCATGGCGGAATTCTGCTCGAGACTCTGAAGAATCATGCACTCCATTTCGATCTGGGTCCCGGCAGCCGTTTCTGCTGGTTCTCCACCACCGCCTGGATGATGTGGAATGCATTGGTCGGCGGCCTCCTCGTCGGCTCCTCGATCGTCATGATCGACGGCAACCCGAACTATCCGGATTCGAAGGACCTGTGGCGGATTGCGTCGGGGACGCGGGCCACCCTCATGGGCATGGCGCCGGGTGCAATCATGGCCGCGCGTAAGGAGGGTTTCCACCCGACGGAGGAATTCGATCTCTCCAGCGTCGAACAGTTCGGTGTGGCCGGGGCACCCCTGCCGGCCGCAGGCTATGACTGGGTGATGAACGAATTCGGTGACGACGTACTTCTCAATGTCGGGTGCGGAGGCACAGATGTGTGCACCGGCATCCTCCAAGCCTCACCCCTGACACCGGTCTATTCAGGGCAGATGTCGGGATGCTCACTCGGCTTCGCGGCGAAATCACTCGACGAGACCGGCGCCGAGGTCGTCGACGAGCTCGGCGAGCTGGTCATCACCGAACCGGTGCCGTCGATGCCGGTGACCTTCTGGGGAAGCGACGGCGATTCACGCTACTTCGAGGCGTACTTCTCCACTTTCCCCGGAGTCTGGCGGCACGGAGACTGGGTTCGCTTCGCCTCTGACGGCGGAGTCGTCGTCACGGGGCGGTCAGATGCCACGCTCAACCGCGGCGGAGTGCGGTTGGGCACCGCAGACTTCTATTCTGTCCTCGACACCTTCCCCGAAGTCGCCGACTCCCTCGTCATCCACCTCGAGGATCCTGACGGCGGCATGGGAGAGCTGATCCTCTTCGTCCGACCGGAGCCGGACACCGAATTCACGTCAGACCTCACGTCCCGAATCGGCAAAGCACTGAAGACGCGGCTCTCACCCCGTCACGCCCCGGACACCGTCGTCCCCGTCGAGCGCATCCCGCTGGGACGGACCGGGAAGAAGCTCGAAGTTCCGGTCAAACGGATCGTGCAGGGCGCTGATCTCGACTCCGTCGCTTCTCCGGGAGCCCTGATGGATCCGACCTCGCTTGATGAGTACGTGGGCTTCGCCGCGTCGAGACGAGACGAGGTGCACGCATGA
- a CDS encoding 3-hydroxyacyl-CoA dehydrogenase NAD-binding domain-containing protein, which yields MSETGESLHIAVIGTGVIGAAWVSGFLAAGHTVTAFDPAPEAEERLRSQLTGDTAADAASRPDRFRFASDLADAVSDADFVQENGPERLDVKQMMLADIAEAAPPEAIIASSTSGYAPSAISEQARTAPERIVVGHPFNPAHLVPVVEVVPSPDASFEVVDRALEMYRSIGKKPILVRAELPGHVVNRLQAALWQEAYSLVDRGVVSVADIDTAISYGPGLRWATLGPLALQHLSGGEGGMRHVLDHLGPPQEVWMHDLEQVHLDDQLKDKLVAGVDAELFGRDEKRLTAQRDSMLRDILELKTRYEELP from the coding sequence ATGAGTGAGACAGGTGAGTCACTGCACATCGCTGTCATCGGCACGGGCGTCATCGGCGCCGCCTGGGTATCGGGATTCCTCGCCGCCGGGCACACCGTCACAGCCTTCGACCCGGCACCGGAAGCCGAGGAACGGCTGCGCTCACAGCTGACCGGCGACACCGCAGCCGATGCGGCCTCTCGACCCGATCGTTTCCGATTCGCTTCTGATCTCGCCGACGCGGTCTCCGATGCCGACTTCGTTCAGGAGAACGGACCAGAACGCCTCGACGTCAAACAGATGATGTTGGCCGACATCGCCGAGGCGGCGCCACCGGAAGCCATCATCGCCTCGTCGACGTCGGGCTACGCTCCCAGCGCGATCTCCGAGCAGGCACGGACTGCGCCGGAGAGGATCGTCGTCGGGCATCCGTTCAACCCCGCCCATCTCGTCCCGGTCGTCGAGGTGGTGCCCAGTCCGGACGCCTCGTTCGAGGTCGTCGACCGCGCCTTGGAGATGTACCGCTCGATCGGCAAGAAGCCCATCCTCGTCCGTGCGGAACTGCCCGGTCACGTGGTCAACCGACTGCAGGCGGCATTGTGGCAGGAAGCCTACTCACTCGTCGACCGCGGCGTCGTCTCCGTTGCAGATATCGATACCGCAATCTCCTATGGTCCGGGCCTGCGCTGGGCGACCCTCGGACCGCTGGCCCTCCAGCACCTGTCCGGAGGTGAGGGAGGAATGCGACATGTGCTCGACCACCTCGGACCGCCGCAGGAGGTGTGGATGCACGATCTCGAGCAGGTCCACCTCGACGACCAGCTCAAGGACAAACTCGTCGCCGGCGTCGATGCCGAACTCTTCGGCCGCGACGAGAAGCGCCTGACCGCTCAGCGCGATTCGATGCTCCGAGACATCCTCGAGCTCAAGACACGTTACGAAGAACTGCCGTAG
- a CDS encoding amidohydrolase family protein, translated as MKYESAIDTEAVTAIDVHTHVEADDHHHTSLDTELLDASAGYFRAQVPRTPTVADLAAYYRERNMAAVVFTVDATTALGGHPPVSSEEIAEQAADHNDVLIPFGSVDPRNPAEAVSRIHVLATNYGVRGMKFHPSLQGFDPSDPTCYPIYEACAEHGLVTLFHTGQTGIGAGLPGGRGIRLRYSDPMLLDDVAADFPQLTMILAHPSVPWADASISIATHKANVFIDLSGWSPKYFPPQLTRAIGSMLKTKALFGSDFPLITPDRWISDFEHLEIKPEATPLIMKENAIRVLGL; from the coding sequence GTGAAATACGAATCAGCTATCGACACCGAAGCCGTCACCGCCATCGACGTCCACACTCACGTGGAAGCCGACGACCACCATCACACCTCGTTGGACACCGAGCTTCTCGACGCCTCGGCGGGCTATTTCAGGGCGCAGGTTCCTCGGACTCCGACCGTCGCCGATCTCGCAGCCTACTACCGTGAGCGGAACATGGCAGCGGTTGTCTTCACCGTCGACGCGACCACGGCCCTCGGCGGGCACCCGCCCGTATCGTCCGAGGAGATCGCCGAGCAGGCTGCCGATCACAACGATGTCCTCATCCCATTCGGCTCCGTCGACCCCCGCAATCCCGCAGAAGCGGTCAGTCGAATCCATGTCCTCGCGACGAACTACGGGGTCAGGGGAATGAAGTTCCATCCGAGTCTGCAGGGCTTCGACCCGAGCGATCCAACCTGCTACCCGATCTATGAGGCCTGTGCCGAGCACGGCCTCGTCACCCTTTTCCACACGGGCCAGACCGGCATCGGCGCGGGACTTCCGGGGGGCCGCGGAATCAGATTGCGCTATTCCGACCCGATGCTCCTCGACGATGTCGCAGCCGACTTCCCGCAGCTGACGATGATCCTCGCGCATCCTTCGGTCCCTTGGGCAGATGCCTCGATCTCCATCGCCACACACAAGGCGAATGTCTTCATCGACCTCTCGGGGTGGTCCCCGAAGTACTTCCCACCGCAGCTCACCCGCGCCATCGGGTCGATGCTCAAGACCAAGGCTCTGTTCGGATCCGATTTCCCGCTGATCACCCCCGACCGCTGGATCAGCGACTTCGAGCACCTCGAAATCAAGCCCGAAGCGACACCGCTGATCATGAAGGAGAACGCGATCCGAGTCCTCGGCCTGTGA
- a CDS encoding phosphatase PAP2 family protein, with amino-acid sequence MVAESYVESEKMISSPSDRSHWTVRAQGLLSWATSIWVLAIAFVVVTLAAAGPLRVWDYKLNRRWLYLFDPDLVWFTQHILDPIAGQAVCLPVLAITAIVLSRKRRSWRPVVFAIAVEAAFYLGVGSLKILLARPATTLHDPRFFQGGLIEIGGRGISYPSGHAAEAVLIYGAVAYLIATYSSVSTRTVRLLWWGVAAVSVNSVIVSFALGWHWATDLIGGLIIGGVFLRLLIIADRRIPDLST; translated from the coding sequence ATGGTTGCTGAGTCCTACGTCGAATCCGAGAAAATGATCAGCAGCCCCTCAGATCGCAGTCATTGGACAGTTCGAGCACAGGGGTTGCTGTCCTGGGCAACCTCGATCTGGGTCTTGGCGATCGCTTTCGTCGTCGTCACACTCGCCGCGGCCGGTCCCCTGCGGGTCTGGGACTACAAGCTCAACCGACGTTGGCTCTACCTCTTCGACCCCGACCTGGTGTGGTTCACCCAGCACATCCTCGATCCCATCGCGGGTCAGGCCGTCTGTCTTCCCGTGTTGGCGATCACCGCGATCGTTCTTTCACGAAAACGCCGGTCCTGGCGACCGGTCGTCTTCGCTATCGCCGTCGAAGCGGCCTTCTACCTCGGTGTCGGCTCGCTGAAGATCCTCCTCGCCCGACCGGCGACCACCCTGCACGACCCGCGGTTCTTCCAGGGCGGTCTGATCGAGATCGGCGGTCGTGGAATCAGCTACCCGTCCGGGCACGCTGCCGAAGCAGTGCTCATCTACGGTGCGGTCGCCTACCTCATCGCCACCTACAGCAGCGTCTCCACCAGAACCGTGCGACTGCTGTGGTGGGGTGTCGCCGCGGTCAGCGTGAACTCGGTCATCGTGTCCTTCGCCCTCGGCTGGCATTGGGCCACCGATCTCATCGGCGGTCTGATCATCGGCGGAGTCTTCCTGCGACTGCTCATCATCGCCGACAGGCGAATACCCGACCTCAGCACTTAG